In Citrus sinensis cultivar Valencia sweet orange chromosome 2, DVS_A1.0, whole genome shotgun sequence, a single genomic region encodes these proteins:
- the LOC102613039 gene encoding ABC transporter G family member 13-like isoform X2: MTGNVLLNGKKRRLDYGGVAYVTQENIMLGTLTVRETIAYSAHLRLPSNMNNEEITDVIEEAITEMGLEDCADRLIGNWHWRGISGGEKKRLSIALEILTRPQLLFLDEPTSGLDSAAAFFVVKILKNIAHDGRTIISSIHQPSSEVFALFDDLFLLSGGETVYFGEAKSAPTFFAEAGFPCPTRRNPSDHFLRCINSDFDVVTEVLMESQRICETQNPLGPIRNLPTSEIKGILIKKYRCSEYATRARSRIQGISSIEGLEFKRKNGSQAKWWKQLSILTQRSSLNMSRDFGYYWLRIAIYIILSVCVGSIFYDVGTNYTAIYARGSCAAFISGFMTFMSIGGFPSFIEEMRVFSRERLNGHYGVAVYILSNFLSSLPFLTAMSFATTSITYYMVKFRPGISHFIYAGLDLTSSIAVIESCMMMIASMVPNYLTGIIIGAGYLGIMMMTSGYFRLIPDIPKVFWRYPIAYINYGAWALQGAYKNDLIGLEFDAIDRDGPKLKGDVILKTMLGMNLDRSKWWDLAVVVAILISYRVIFFAILKFREKASPVFHSVYAKRTLHHLQKRPSFRKMPPFPSKRHQVLHSLSSQEGLNSPIH; this comes from the exons ATGACAGGAAATGTTCTCCTTAATGGGAAGAAGAGAAGACTGGATTATGGTGGAGTT GCCTACGTAACCCAAGAAAATATAATGCTGGGAACTCTGACAGTGAGAGAAACAATAGCTTACTCTGCCCATTTGAGGCTTCCAAGCAATATGAACAATGAAGAAATCACTGACGTTATAGAAGAAGCAATCACAGAAATGGGTCTGGAGGATTGTGCTGATCGGCTGATTGGAAACTGGCATTGGAGAGGAATCAGTGGTGGTGAAAAGAAGAGATTAAGCATTGCACTTGAAATTCTCACCAGACCTCAGCTTCTGTTTCTTGATGAACCAACCAGTGGCCTGGACAGTGCCGCAGCTTTTTTCGTGGTTAAGATCCTGAAAAATATAGCTCATGATGGTAGAACAATCATCTCTTCAATCCACCAGCCGAGTAGTGAAGTCTTTGCTCTGTTTGATGACTTATTTCTTCTATCCGGTGGTGAAACTGTTTATTTCGGAGAAGCCAAATCAGCTCCCACG TTCTTTGCAGAAGCAGGGTTTCCATGCCCAACGCGAAGAAATCCTTCTGATCACTTCCTTCGGTGTATTAATTCAGACTTCGATGTTGTCACAGAGGTTCTGATGGAATCTCAAAGaatatgt GAAACTCAAAACCCTTTAGGTCCTATAAGAAACTTACCGACATCAGAGATCAAAGGGATTCTAATTAAGAAATACCGGTGCTCAGAGTATGCAACAAGAGCAAGAAGTAGGATTCAAGGAATTTCAAGCATT GAAGGGCTTgaattcaaaagaaagaatGGAAGCCAAGCAAAATGGTGGAAGCAACTCTCTATATTGACACAGAGATCTTCACTGAACATGTCTAGAGATTTTGGATATTACTGGTTAAGGATAGCAATCTACATAATCCTGTCAGTTTGTGTTGGTAGCATCTTTTATGATGTTGGAACAAACTATACCGCAATCTATGCACGTGGTTCTTGTGCAGCTTTTATATCTGGTTTTATGACATTCATGTCCATTGGAGGATTTCCATCTTTCATTGAAGAAATGAGG GTCTTTTCTCGTGAAAGGCTTAATGGGCATTATGGGGTAGCTGTGTATATTCTATCTAATTTCCTATCTTCACTCCCGTTCTTGACTGCGATGTCCTTCGCTACCACATCAATTACTTATTACATGGTGAAATTTAGGCCAGGAATTTCACATTTCATTTATGCTGGCCTTGATCTTACTAGCTCCATTGCGGTAATAGAGAGCTGCATGATGATGATAGCTTCAATGGTTCCAAACTACTTGACAGGAATCATTATAGGAGCTGGATATCTT GGAATCATGATGATGACATCAGGGTACTTCCGATTGATTCCTGATATACCCAAGGTCTTCTGGCGTTACCCAATTGCTTATATCAATTATGGTGCATGGGCATTACAG GGAGCTTACAAGAACGACCTGATTGGGCTTGAGTTTGATGCTATCGATAGGGATGGGCCGAAACTTAAAGGCGATGTGATCCTTAAAACAATGCTTGGCATGAACCTGGACCGTTCAAAGTGGTGGGATTTAGCTGTTGTTGTTGCCATTCTCATTTCTTACAGAGTTATTTTCTTTGCTATTCTAAAGTTCAGAGAAAAAGCTTCACCTGTTTTCCATTCGGTTTATGCCAAAAGAACTCTCCATCATCTTCAGAAAAGACCTTCATTCCGAAAAATGCCACCTTTTCCTTCCAAGAGGCATCAAGTTCTGCATTCATTGTCTTCTCAAGAGGGTCTAAACTCTCCTATCCACTAG
- the LOC102613039 gene encoding ABC transporter G family member 13-like isoform X1: protein MEIEHVTSGGVENGGGAVETEEGAGAGARAGGGMYLVWEEVTVVVPNFGSGPTRRLLNGLTGYAEPARILAVMGPSGSGKSTLLDALAGRLSGNVVMTGNVLLNGKKRRLDYGGVAYVTQENIMLGTLTVRETIAYSAHLRLPSNMNNEEITDVIEEAITEMGLEDCADRLIGNWHWRGISGGEKKRLSIALEILTRPQLLFLDEPTSGLDSAAAFFVVKILKNIAHDGRTIISSIHQPSSEVFALFDDLFLLSGGETVYFGEAKSAPTFFAEAGFPCPTRRNPSDHFLRCINSDFDVVTEVLMESQRICETQNPLGPIRNLPTSEIKGILIKKYRCSEYATRARSRIQGISSIEGLEFKRKNGSQAKWWKQLSILTQRSSLNMSRDFGYYWLRIAIYIILSVCVGSIFYDVGTNYTAIYARGSCAAFISGFMTFMSIGGFPSFIEEMRVFSRERLNGHYGVAVYILSNFLSSLPFLTAMSFATTSITYYMVKFRPGISHFIYAGLDLTSSIAVIESCMMMIASMVPNYLTGIIIGAGYLGIMMMTSGYFRLIPDIPKVFWRYPIAYINYGAWALQGAYKNDLIGLEFDAIDRDGPKLKGDVILKTMLGMNLDRSKWWDLAVVVAILISYRVIFFAILKFREKASPVFHSVYAKRTLHHLQKRPSFRKMPPFPSKRHQVLHSLSSQEGLNSPIH, encoded by the exons ATGGAGATTGAGCATGTTACCAGTGGTGGTGTTGAAAATGGTGGTGGTGCTGTGGAAACCGAGGAAGGGGCCGGTGCCGGGGCCAGGGCTGGAGGAGGGATGTATTTGGTGTGGGAAGAAGTGACGGTGGTGGTGCCAAATTTTGGAAGTGGACCAACTCGGAGATTGCTCAATGGACTCACTGGTTATGCTGAACCTGCCAGGATTTTGGCTGTTATGGGTCCTTCTGGCTCTGGAAAATCAACACTACTTGATGCTCTAGCAG GTAGACTCTCAGGAAATGTTGTCATGACAGGAAATGTTCTCCTTAATGGGAAGAAGAGAAGACTGGATTATGGTGGAGTT GCCTACGTAACCCAAGAAAATATAATGCTGGGAACTCTGACAGTGAGAGAAACAATAGCTTACTCTGCCCATTTGAGGCTTCCAAGCAATATGAACAATGAAGAAATCACTGACGTTATAGAAGAAGCAATCACAGAAATGGGTCTGGAGGATTGTGCTGATCGGCTGATTGGAAACTGGCATTGGAGAGGAATCAGTGGTGGTGAAAAGAAGAGATTAAGCATTGCACTTGAAATTCTCACCAGACCTCAGCTTCTGTTTCTTGATGAACCAACCAGTGGCCTGGACAGTGCCGCAGCTTTTTTCGTGGTTAAGATCCTGAAAAATATAGCTCATGATGGTAGAACAATCATCTCTTCAATCCACCAGCCGAGTAGTGAAGTCTTTGCTCTGTTTGATGACTTATTTCTTCTATCCGGTGGTGAAACTGTTTATTTCGGAGAAGCCAAATCAGCTCCCACG TTCTTTGCAGAAGCAGGGTTTCCATGCCCAACGCGAAGAAATCCTTCTGATCACTTCCTTCGGTGTATTAATTCAGACTTCGATGTTGTCACAGAGGTTCTGATGGAATCTCAAAGaatatgt GAAACTCAAAACCCTTTAGGTCCTATAAGAAACTTACCGACATCAGAGATCAAAGGGATTCTAATTAAGAAATACCGGTGCTCAGAGTATGCAACAAGAGCAAGAAGTAGGATTCAAGGAATTTCAAGCATT GAAGGGCTTgaattcaaaagaaagaatGGAAGCCAAGCAAAATGGTGGAAGCAACTCTCTATATTGACACAGAGATCTTCACTGAACATGTCTAGAGATTTTGGATATTACTGGTTAAGGATAGCAATCTACATAATCCTGTCAGTTTGTGTTGGTAGCATCTTTTATGATGTTGGAACAAACTATACCGCAATCTATGCACGTGGTTCTTGTGCAGCTTTTATATCTGGTTTTATGACATTCATGTCCATTGGAGGATTTCCATCTTTCATTGAAGAAATGAGG GTCTTTTCTCGTGAAAGGCTTAATGGGCATTATGGGGTAGCTGTGTATATTCTATCTAATTTCCTATCTTCACTCCCGTTCTTGACTGCGATGTCCTTCGCTACCACATCAATTACTTATTACATGGTGAAATTTAGGCCAGGAATTTCACATTTCATTTATGCTGGCCTTGATCTTACTAGCTCCATTGCGGTAATAGAGAGCTGCATGATGATGATAGCTTCAATGGTTCCAAACTACTTGACAGGAATCATTATAGGAGCTGGATATCTT GGAATCATGATGATGACATCAGGGTACTTCCGATTGATTCCTGATATACCCAAGGTCTTCTGGCGTTACCCAATTGCTTATATCAATTATGGTGCATGGGCATTACAG GGAGCTTACAAGAACGACCTGATTGGGCTTGAGTTTGATGCTATCGATAGGGATGGGCCGAAACTTAAAGGCGATGTGATCCTTAAAACAATGCTTGGCATGAACCTGGACCGTTCAAAGTGGTGGGATTTAGCTGTTGTTGTTGCCATTCTCATTTCTTACAGAGTTATTTTCTTTGCTATTCTAAAGTTCAGAGAAAAAGCTTCACCTGTTTTCCATTCGGTTTATGCCAAAAGAACTCTCCATCATCTTCAGAAAAGACCTTCATTCCGAAAAATGCCACCTTTTCCTTCCAAGAGGCATCAAGTTCTGCATTCATTGTCTTCTCAAGAGGGTCTAAACTCTCCTATCCACTAG
- the LOC102613039 gene encoding ABC transporter G family member 13-like isoform X3, with protein MEIEHVTSGGVENGGGAVETEEGAGAGARAGGGMYLVWEEVTVVVPNFGSGPTRRLLNGLTGYAEPARILAVMGPSGSGKSTLLDALAGRLSGNVVMTGNVLLNGKKRRLDYGGVAYVTQENIMLGTLTVRETIAYSAHLRLPSNMNNEEITDVIEEAITEMGLEDCADRLIGNWHWRGISGGEKKRLSIALEILTRPQLLFLDEPTSGLDSAAAFFVVKILKNIAHDGRTIISSIHQPSSEVFALFDDLFLLSGGETVYFGEAKSAPTFFAEAGFPCPTRRNPSDHFLRCINSDFDVVTEVLMESQRICETQNPLGPIRNLPTSEIKGILIKKYRCSEYATRARSRIQGISSIEGLEFKRKNGSQAKWWKQLSILTQRSSLNMSRDFGYYWLRIAIYIILSVCVGSIFYDVGTNYTAIYARGSCAAFISGFMTFMSIGGFPSFIEEMRVFSRERLNGHYGVAVYILSNFLSSLPFLTAMSFATTSITYYMVKFRPGISHFIYAGLDLTSSIAVIESCMMMIASMVPNYLTGIIIGAGYLGIMMMTSGYFRLIPDIPKVFWRYPIAYINYGAWALQVILNIWDSRDCYYLPSQT; from the exons ATGGAGATTGAGCATGTTACCAGTGGTGGTGTTGAAAATGGTGGTGGTGCTGTGGAAACCGAGGAAGGGGCCGGTGCCGGGGCCAGGGCTGGAGGAGGGATGTATTTGGTGTGGGAAGAAGTGACGGTGGTGGTGCCAAATTTTGGAAGTGGACCAACTCGGAGATTGCTCAATGGACTCACTGGTTATGCTGAACCTGCCAGGATTTTGGCTGTTATGGGTCCTTCTGGCTCTGGAAAATCAACACTACTTGATGCTCTAGCAG GTAGACTCTCAGGAAATGTTGTCATGACAGGAAATGTTCTCCTTAATGGGAAGAAGAGAAGACTGGATTATGGTGGAGTT GCCTACGTAACCCAAGAAAATATAATGCTGGGAACTCTGACAGTGAGAGAAACAATAGCTTACTCTGCCCATTTGAGGCTTCCAAGCAATATGAACAATGAAGAAATCACTGACGTTATAGAAGAAGCAATCACAGAAATGGGTCTGGAGGATTGTGCTGATCGGCTGATTGGAAACTGGCATTGGAGAGGAATCAGTGGTGGTGAAAAGAAGAGATTAAGCATTGCACTTGAAATTCTCACCAGACCTCAGCTTCTGTTTCTTGATGAACCAACCAGTGGCCTGGACAGTGCCGCAGCTTTTTTCGTGGTTAAGATCCTGAAAAATATAGCTCATGATGGTAGAACAATCATCTCTTCAATCCACCAGCCGAGTAGTGAAGTCTTTGCTCTGTTTGATGACTTATTTCTTCTATCCGGTGGTGAAACTGTTTATTTCGGAGAAGCCAAATCAGCTCCCACG TTCTTTGCAGAAGCAGGGTTTCCATGCCCAACGCGAAGAAATCCTTCTGATCACTTCCTTCGGTGTATTAATTCAGACTTCGATGTTGTCACAGAGGTTCTGATGGAATCTCAAAGaatatgt GAAACTCAAAACCCTTTAGGTCCTATAAGAAACTTACCGACATCAGAGATCAAAGGGATTCTAATTAAGAAATACCGGTGCTCAGAGTATGCAACAAGAGCAAGAAGTAGGATTCAAGGAATTTCAAGCATT GAAGGGCTTgaattcaaaagaaagaatGGAAGCCAAGCAAAATGGTGGAAGCAACTCTCTATATTGACACAGAGATCTTCACTGAACATGTCTAGAGATTTTGGATATTACTGGTTAAGGATAGCAATCTACATAATCCTGTCAGTTTGTGTTGGTAGCATCTTTTATGATGTTGGAACAAACTATACCGCAATCTATGCACGTGGTTCTTGTGCAGCTTTTATATCTGGTTTTATGACATTCATGTCCATTGGAGGATTTCCATCTTTCATTGAAGAAATGAGG GTCTTTTCTCGTGAAAGGCTTAATGGGCATTATGGGGTAGCTGTGTATATTCTATCTAATTTCCTATCTTCACTCCCGTTCTTGACTGCGATGTCCTTCGCTACCACATCAATTACTTATTACATGGTGAAATTTAGGCCAGGAATTTCACATTTCATTTATGCTGGCCTTGATCTTACTAGCTCCATTGCGGTAATAGAGAGCTGCATGATGATGATAGCTTCAATGGTTCCAAACTACTTGACAGGAATCATTATAGGAGCTGGATATCTT GGAATCATGATGATGACATCAGGGTACTTCCGATTGATTCCTGATATACCCAAGGTCTTCTGGCGTTACCCAATTGCTTATATCAATTATGGTGCATGGGCATTACAG GTAATTCTAAATATATGGGACTCAAGAGACTGTTACTATTTACCCAGtcaaacataa